One genomic region from Mycobacterium basiliense encodes:
- the aceE gene encoding pyruvate dehydrogenase (acetyl-transferring), homodimeric type produces MAKTPSSASEPDRVRVIREGVASYLPDIDPEETSEWLESFDGLLARSGPARARYLMLRLLERAGDQRVAIPSLTSTDYVNTIPTELEPWFPGDEDVERRYRTWIRWNAAIMVHRAQRPGVGVGGHISTYASSAALYEVGFNHFFRGKSHPGGGDQVFIQGHASPGIYARAFLEGRLSADQLDGFRQEHSHPAGGLPSYPHPRLMPDFWEFPTVSMGLGPLNAIYQARFNHYLHDRGIKDTSDQHVWCFLGDGEMDEPESRGLAHMGALEGLDNLTFVINCNLQRLDGPVRGNGKIIQELESFFRGAGWNVIKVVWGREWDALLHADRDGALVNLMNTTPDGDYQTYKANDGAYVRDHFFGRDPRTKALVQNMSDQEIWSLKRGGHDYRKVYAAYRAAVDHKGQPTVILAKTIKGYSLGAHFQGRNATHQMKKLALEDLKYFRDSMRIPISDAQIDEDPYLPPYYHPGSDAPEIRYMLDRRRALGGFVPERRTKTKVLTLPGRDAYKVLKKGSGQQEVATTMALVRTFKELLRDKNIGNRIVPIIPDEARTFGMDSWFPSLKIYNRLGQLYTAVDAELMLAYKESDVGQILHEGINEAGSVGSFTAAGTSYATHNEPMIPIYIFYSMFGFQRTGDGFWAAADQMSRGFVLGATAGRTTLTGEGLQHADGHSLLLAATNPAVVSYDPAFAYELAYIIESGLSRMFGENPENVYFYITVYNEPYVQPPEPENFDPEGVLRGMYRYHAAPEQRRHQAQILASGVAMPDALKAAQMLAAEWDVAADVWSVTSWGELNRDGVSVEKQRLRHPDQPAGTPYVTQVLQAASGPVVAVSDWMRAVPEQIRPWVPGTYLTLGTDGFGFSDTRPAARRYFNTDAESQVVAVLEALARDGAIEPSVAVAAARQYRIDDVQAAPEQTSDSGVA; encoded by the coding sequence ATGGCCAAAACCCCAAGCAGCGCAAGCGAACCCGATCGGGTTCGGGTGATCCGGGAAGGCGTGGCGTCTTATCTGCCCGACATCGACCCCGAAGAGACGTCGGAATGGCTGGAGTCTTTCGACGGGCTGCTCGCGCGCTCCGGGCCGGCGCGGGCGCGGTACCTGATGTTGCGGCTACTGGAGCGAGCCGGTGACCAGCGCGTCGCCATTCCGTCGTTGACGTCGACCGATTACGTCAACACCATCCCGACCGAGCTGGAACCCTGGTTTCCTGGCGATGAGGATGTCGAACGTCGCTACCGTACGTGGATCAGATGGAACGCGGCGATCATGGTGCACCGCGCCCAGCGCCCGGGAGTCGGCGTCGGCGGCCACATTTCGACCTACGCCTCCTCAGCGGCGCTCTACGAGGTGGGCTTCAACCACTTCTTCCGGGGCAAATCGCATCCCGGCGGTGGCGATCAAGTGTTCATCCAGGGCCACGCTTCGCCCGGAATTTACGCGCGCGCCTTCCTGGAAGGGCGACTCAGCGCGGATCAACTTGATGGCTTCCGCCAGGAACACAGCCATCCCGCCGGCGGATTGCCGTCCTACCCGCACCCGCGGCTGATGCCCGATTTTTGGGAATTCCCCACCGTGTCGATGGGCCTGGGCCCCCTCAACGCCATCTATCAGGCCCGGTTCAACCACTACCTGCATGATCGCGGCATCAAAGACACCTCCGATCAGCACGTGTGGTGCTTTTTGGGTGACGGTGAGATGGACGAGCCCGAGAGCCGCGGCCTGGCCCACATGGGGGCGCTGGAGGGCCTGGACAACCTGACCTTCGTGATCAACTGCAACCTGCAACGCCTGGACGGACCGGTCCGCGGCAACGGCAAGATCATCCAGGAGCTGGAATCGTTCTTCCGCGGCGCCGGCTGGAACGTCATCAAAGTGGTGTGGGGCCGCGAATGGGACGCGTTGCTACACGCCGACCGCGACGGCGCGCTGGTGAATCTGATGAACACGACGCCCGATGGTGATTATCAGACCTACAAGGCCAACGATGGCGCCTACGTGCGCGATCACTTTTTTGGACGCGATCCGCGCACCAAGGCGCTCGTGCAAAACATGAGTGACCAGGAAATCTGGAGCCTCAAGCGCGGCGGCCACGACTACCGCAAGGTCTATGCCGCCTACCGCGCCGCCGTCGACCACAAGGGCCAACCGACGGTGATCCTGGCCAAGACCATCAAGGGCTACTCGCTCGGCGCGCATTTCCAGGGCCGTAACGCCACCCATCAGATGAAAAAGCTTGCCCTAGAAGATCTCAAGTACTTCCGGGACTCCATGCGAATTCCGATCAGCGACGCCCAGATCGACGAAGACCCCTACCTGCCGCCCTATTACCATCCCGGCTCGGACGCCCCGGAAATCCGCTACATGCTGGACCGCCGGCGCGCGCTGGGCGGGTTTGTTCCCGAGCGCCGGACCAAGACCAAGGTGCTGACGCTTCCCGGCCGCGACGCCTACAAAGTCCTGAAGAAGGGGTCCGGACAGCAGGAAGTCGCCACCACCATGGCGCTGGTACGCACCTTCAAAGAACTGTTGCGCGACAAAAACATTGGCAATCGCATAGTCCCGATCATTCCCGACGAGGCCCGCACCTTCGGGATGGACTCCTGGTTCCCGTCGCTGAAGATCTATAACCGCCTCGGTCAGCTCTATACCGCCGTCGACGCCGAATTGATGTTGGCCTACAAGGAAAGCGACGTCGGCCAAATCTTGCATGAGGGCATCAACGAAGCCGGGTCGGTGGGCTCGTTCACCGCCGCCGGCACCTCCTACGCGACCCACAACGAACCGATGATCCCGATCTACATCTTCTATTCGATGTTCGGGTTCCAACGCACCGGCGACGGCTTTTGGGCTGCGGCCGACCAGATGTCGCGCGGGTTCGTGCTGGGGGCCACGGCGGGGCGCACCACGCTGACAGGCGAGGGCCTACAGCACGCCGATGGCCACTCGCTGCTGCTGGCCGCGACCAACCCCGCGGTGGTCTCCTACGACCCGGCGTTTGCCTACGAGCTGGCCTACATCATCGAAAGCGGCCTGTCCCGGATGTTCGGCGAGAACCCGGAGAACGTGTACTTCTACATCACCGTTTACAACGAGCCCTATGTTCAGCCGCCCGAGCCGGAGAACTTCGACCCCGAAGGCGTGCTGCGCGGCATGTATCGGTACCACGCCGCTCCGGAGCAACGCCGACACCAGGCCCAGATCCTGGCTTCCGGGGTGGCAATGCCCGATGCGCTGAAGGCGGCGCAGATGCTGGCCGCCGAGTGGGACGTCGCAGCCGACGTGTGGTCGGTGACCAGTTGGGGCGAGCTGAACCGCGACGGGGTATCGGTGGAAAAGCAGCGGCTGCGCCACCCCGACCAGCCCGCGGGCACCCCCTACGTGACGCAGGTGTTGCAGGCTGCCAGCGGCCCGGTGGTTGCCGTATCGGACTGGATGCGTGCGGTGCCCGAACAGATTCGGCCCTGGGTGCCGGGCACCTACCTCACACTGGGCACCGACGGGTTCGGCTTTTCCGACACCCGGCCCGCCGCCCGGCGCTACTTCAACACCGACGCCGAGTCACAGGTGGTCGCGGTGCTCGAGGCGCTCGCCCGCGACGGTGCTATCGAGCCGTCGGTGGCCGTCGCGGCCGCGCGTCAATACCGGATCGACGACGTGCAGGCGGCACCCGAGCAGACCTCCGACTCTGGGGTCGCATAG
- a CDS encoding PucR family transcriptional regulator, which translates to MNDNQLLPLARLASYRSPLELLETVPDSLLRRLKQYSGRLATEAVSAMQERLPFFADLEASQRASVALVVQTAVVNFAEWMQNPRSDVSYTAQAFELVPQDLTRRIALRHTVDMVRVTMEFFEEVVPLLARSEEQLTALTVGILKYSRDLAFTAASAYADAAEARGTWDSRMEASVVDAVVRGDTGPELLSRAAALNWDTTAPATVVVGTPTPGRDGPDGSERASQDVRDTAARHGRAALTDVHGTWLVAIVSGQLAPTDKFLKSLLEAFSDGPVVIGPTAPMLTAAFHSASEAISGMNAVAGWRGAPRPVLARELLPERALMGDASAIVALHTDVMRPLADAGPTLIETLDAYLDCGGAIEACARKLFVHPNTIRYRLKRITDFTGRDPTQPRDAYVLRVAATVGQLNYPTPPSGPGNNAVSAVPLPVRRGSEGA; encoded by the coding sequence GTGAACGACAACCAGCTCTTGCCGCTCGCACGGCTCGCGTCCTACAGGTCGCCGCTCGAGCTGCTGGAAACCGTGCCCGACTCACTGCTGCGGCGGTTGAAGCAATATTCCGGCCGGCTGGCCACCGAAGCGGTCTCGGCAATGCAAGAGCGGCTGCCGTTTTTCGCCGACTTGGAAGCGTCCCAGCGCGCCAGTGTGGCCCTGGTGGTGCAGACGGCCGTGGTGAACTTCGCCGAATGGATGCAAAACCCGCGCAGCGACGTCAGCTACACCGCACAGGCGTTCGAGCTGGTGCCACAGGACTTGACGCGCCGAATCGCGCTGCGCCACACCGTCGATATGGTGCGCGTCACCATGGAGTTCTTCGAGGAAGTGGTGCCACTGCTGGCCCGCTCCGAAGAACAACTGACCGCCCTGACCGTGGGCATCTTGAAGTACAGCCGGGACTTGGCGTTCACCGCCGCCTCGGCCTACGCCGACGCGGCCGAAGCGCGTGGCACCTGGGACAGCCGCATGGAGGCCAGCGTGGTCGACGCGGTGGTCCGCGGCGATACGGGTCCCGAACTTCTTTCCCGGGCGGCCGCGTTGAACTGGGACACCACTGCGCCGGCGACGGTGGTGGTGGGCACGCCGACACCCGGGCGCGATGGTCCCGACGGCAGCGAGCGTGCCAGTCAAGACGTCCGCGATACCGCCGCCCGCCATGGTCGCGCGGCGCTCACCGACGTGCACGGCACCTGGCTGGTCGCGATCGTGTCCGGCCAACTGGCGCCCACTGACAAGTTCTTGAAAAGCTTGCTGGAAGCGTTTTCTGACGGACCAGTGGTGATTGGGCCAACCGCCCCCATGCTGACCGCCGCCTTCCACAGCGCCAGTGAGGCGATCTCCGGCATGAACGCGGTTGCTGGCTGGCGGGGGGCGCCGCGCCCGGTGCTGGCCCGAGAGTTGCTGCCCGAGCGCGCCCTCATGGGTGACGCGTCGGCCATCGTGGCGTTGCACACCGATGTGATGCGGCCGCTGGCCGATGCCGGCCCGACGCTGATCGAGACACTGGACGCGTATTTAGATTGTGGCGGCGCTATTGAGGCTTGTGCCAGGAAGTTGTTCGTTCATCCAAACACGATCCGGTATCGACTCAAACGGATCACCGACTTCACCGGGCGTGATCCCACCCAGCCGCGGGACGCCTACGTCCTTCGGGTGGCCGCCACCGTCGGCCAACTGAACTACCCGACCCCTCCATCCGGCCCGGGCAACAATGCCGTGTCGGCGGTTCCACTCCCGGTCAGACGGGGTTCAGAAGGGGCCTAA
- a CDS encoding ACP S-malonyltransferase codes for MIALLAPGQGSQTEGMLSPWLELPGAADQVASWSQASGLDLARLGTTATTEEITDTAVAQPLIVAATLLAHQELIRQGLLAGQEFIVAGHSVGEIAAYAIAGVMAADDAVSLAATRGAEMAKACATEPTGMAALLGGEEAEVLSRLDQLDLVPANRNAAGQIVAAGRLTALEKLTEDPPARARVRALGVAGAFHTQFMAPALEGFAAAAARIVTAEPTAMLLSNCDGKPVTSAAAAMETLVAQLTQPVRWDLCTATMREHNVTAIVEFPPAGTLTGIAKRELRGVPTRAVKSPADLDELTNL; via the coding sequence GTGATTGCGTTGCTTGCACCCGGACAGGGTTCCCAGACCGAGGGCATGCTGTCGCCGTGGCTGGAACTGCCAGGCGCAGCAGACCAGGTCGCCTCCTGGTCACAGGCCAGTGGCTTGGACCTGGCGCGGCTGGGCACCACCGCGACGACCGAGGAGATCACCGACACCGCGGTCGCTCAGCCCCTGATTGTTGCGGCCACGCTGTTGGCCCACCAGGAGCTGATCAGGCAGGGGTTGCTCGCCGGGCAAGAGTTCATCGTTGCCGGGCACTCCGTCGGCGAAATCGCCGCCTACGCGATCGCCGGTGTGATGGCGGCCGATGACGCCGTCTCGTTGGCTGCCACCCGGGGTGCCGAAATGGCCAAGGCGTGCGCCACCGAGCCCACCGGCATGGCCGCCCTGCTCGGCGGCGAAGAGGCCGAGGTGCTCAGCCGTCTCGACCAGCTCGACTTGGTCCCCGCCAACCGCAACGCCGCCGGCCAGATCGTCGCCGCCGGTCGGTTGACCGCGTTGGAAAAACTCACGGAGGACCCACCGGCCAGGGCGCGCGTGCGGGCGCTGGGCGTCGCCGGGGCGTTCCACACCCAGTTCATGGCGCCGGCCCTGGAAGGCTTCGCCGCAGCGGCGGCCCGCATCGTTACCGCCGAACCCACCGCGATGCTGCTGTCCAACTGCGACGGAAAGCCGGTCACCTCCGCGGCCGCCGCGATGGAGACCCTGGTCGCTCAGCTCACTCAACCAGTGCGCTGGGACCTGTGCACCGCGACCATGCGTGAGCACAATGTCACGGCGATTGTCGAGTTCCCCCCGGCGGGAACGCTCACTGGTATCGCCAAACGCGAACTTCGGGGGGTTCCGACGCGCGCCGTCAAGTCACCCGCAGATCTGGACGAGTTGACGAACCTATAA
- the acpM gene encoding meromycolate extension acyl carrier protein AcpM, which translates to MAVSQEEIIAGIAEIIEEVTGIEPSEVTPEKSFVDDLDIDSLSMVEIAVQTEDKYGVKIPDEDLAGLRTVGDVVAYIQKLEEENPEAAEALRAKLETENPEAVANVKARLEAESK; encoded by the coding sequence GTGGCCGTCAGTCAGGAAGAAATCATCGCCGGTATCGCCGAGATCATCGAAGAGGTCACCGGCATCGAGCCCTCCGAGGTCACCCCGGAGAAGTCGTTTGTCGACGACCTGGACATCGACTCGCTGTCGATGGTTGAGATCGCCGTACAGACCGAGGACAAGTACGGCGTGAAGATCCCCGACGAGGACCTCGCCGGTCTGCGTACCGTCGGTGACGTCGTCGCCTACATCCAGAAGCTCGAGGAAGAGAACCCCGAGGCCGCCGAGGCGCTGCGGGCCAAGCTCGAGACGGAGAACCCCGAGGCCGTTGCCAACGTCAAGGCGAGGCTGGAAGCAGAGAGCAAGTGA
- the kasA gene encoding 3-oxoacyl-ACP synthase KasA has product MTKPSTANGGYRGAPFKDVVVTAVTATTSISPDIEGTWKGLLAGESGIHVLEDDYLTKWDLPVKIGGHLKDPVDNHMGRLDMRRMSYVQRMGKLLGGQLWESAGTPEVDPDRFTVVVGTGLGGAERIVESYDLMNEGGPRKVSPLAVQMIMPNGAAAVIGLQLGARAGVITPVSACSSGSEAIAHAWRQIVMGDADVAVCGGVEGPIEALPIAAFSMMRAMSTRNDEPERASRPFDKDRDGFVFGEAGALLLIETEEHAKARGAKPLARLMGAGITSDAFHMVAPAADGVRAGRAMQRSMELAGLSPKDIDHVNAHGTATPIGDAAEANALRVAGCDQAAVYAPKSALGHSIGAVGALESVLTVLTLRDGVIPPTLNYETPDPEIDLDVVAGEPRYGDYRYAINNSFGFGGHNVALAFGRY; this is encoded by the coding sequence GTGACCAAGCCTTCCACTGCTAATGGCGGTTACCGCGGCGCTCCTTTTAAGGACGTCGTGGTAACCGCTGTCACAGCGACGACGTCGATCTCGCCGGACATCGAGGGCACGTGGAAGGGTTTGTTGGCCGGCGAGAGCGGCATCCACGTCCTCGAAGACGATTACCTCACCAAGTGGGACCTGCCGGTCAAGATCGGCGGCCACTTGAAGGATCCCGTTGACAACCACATGGGCCGGCTCGACATGCGGCGCATGTCATATGTCCAACGGATGGGCAAGCTGCTAGGCGGACAACTCTGGGAGTCCGCCGGCACCCCGGAGGTAGATCCGGACCGGTTCACCGTCGTGGTGGGTACCGGTCTCGGTGGCGCCGAGCGGATCGTCGAGAGCTACGACCTGATGAACGAGGGCGGGCCCCGCAAGGTGTCCCCGCTCGCCGTTCAGATGATCATGCCCAACGGTGCCGCGGCCGTGATCGGTTTGCAGCTGGGCGCCCGCGCCGGCGTGATTACTCCGGTTTCGGCGTGTTCGTCGGGCTCCGAGGCGATCGCGCACGCGTGGCGTCAGATCGTCATGGGTGACGCCGATGTCGCCGTCTGCGGCGGCGTCGAAGGTCCCATCGAGGCGCTGCCGATCGCGGCGTTCTCCATGATGCGGGCCATGTCTACCCGCAACGACGAGCCCGAACGTGCGTCGCGGCCGTTCGACAAGGACCGCGATGGCTTCGTGTTCGGCGAAGCCGGGGCGCTGCTGCTCATCGAGACCGAGGAGCACGCCAAGGCCCGCGGTGCCAAACCGTTGGCCCGGTTGATGGGTGCCGGCATCACGTCGGACGCCTTCCACATGGTGGCGCCCGCGGCCGACGGTGTCCGCGCCGGCCGAGCGATGCAGCGATCGATGGAGCTGGCGGGCCTGTCCCCCAAGGACATCGACCACGTCAACGCGCACGGAACGGCTACCCCCATCGGCGATGCCGCCGAAGCCAACGCGTTGCGGGTGGCCGGTTGTGACCAGGCCGCGGTGTATGCGCCGAAGTCGGCACTCGGCCACTCCATCGGCGCTGTTGGTGCCCTTGAATCGGTTCTTACGGTGTTGACCCTTCGGGACGGCGTCATCCCACCGACCCTCAACTACGAAACCCCGGACCCCGAGATCGACCTTGATGTTGTCGCAGGCGAGCCCCGCTACGGCGATTACCGCTACGCGATCAACAACTCGTTCGGGTTCGGCGGCCACAACGTGGCGCTTGCATTTGGGCGTTACTAA
- the kasB gene encoding 3-oxoacyl-ACP synthase KasB: protein MTELVTGKAFPHVVVTGIAMTTALATDAEQTWKLLLDGQSGIRKLDDPFVEEFDLPVRIGGHLLEEFDHQLTRVELRRTAYLQRMSTIMGRRVWENAGSPEVDTNRLAVSIGTGLGSAEELVFGYDEMRVRGFRAISPLAVQKYMPNGAAAAVGLERHAKAGVMTPVSACASGSEAIARAWQQVVLGEADIAICGGVETRIEAVPIAGFANMRIVMSTNNDDPAGACRPFDKDRDGFVFGEGGALMVIETEEHAKARGANILARIMGASVTSDGFHMVAPDPNGERAGHAITRAIQLADLSPSDIDHVNAHATGTQVGDVAEGRAINNALGRNRPAVYAPKSALGHSVGAVGAVESILTVLALRDQVIPPTLNLVNLDPEIDLDVVAGKPRPGEYRYAVNNSFGFGGHNVAIAFGRY, encoded by the coding sequence ATGACAGAGCTGGTTACCGGGAAAGCTTTCCCGCATGTGGTCGTCACCGGCATTGCCATGACAACTGCGCTGGCAACCGACGCTGAGCAGACGTGGAAGCTGTTGTTGGACGGGCAAAGCGGGATCCGAAAGCTCGACGACCCGTTCGTCGAGGAGTTCGACCTGCCAGTCCGCATCGGCGGGCACCTGTTGGAGGAATTCGACCACCAGCTGACGCGGGTAGAGCTGCGCAGGACCGCCTACCTGCAGCGGATGTCCACCATTATGGGTCGTCGGGTGTGGGAGAACGCTGGATCGCCCGAAGTCGACACCAACCGTTTGGCGGTATCGATCGGCACCGGGCTGGGCTCTGCCGAAGAACTCGTCTTCGGCTACGACGAGATGCGGGTGCGCGGCTTTAGGGCGATCTCGCCACTCGCCGTCCAGAAGTACATGCCCAACGGTGCCGCCGCGGCGGTCGGTTTGGAACGCCACGCCAAGGCCGGTGTGATGACACCGGTATCAGCGTGTGCGTCCGGTTCCGAGGCCATCGCCCGTGCGTGGCAGCAGGTCGTACTCGGTGAGGCCGACATCGCGATCTGCGGTGGTGTGGAAACCAGGATTGAGGCGGTGCCGATCGCCGGGTTCGCCAACATGCGCATCGTGATGTCCACCAACAACGACGACCCCGCCGGTGCATGTCGGCCATTCGACAAGGACCGCGACGGGTTCGTGTTCGGTGAGGGCGGCGCTTTGATGGTGATCGAGACCGAGGAGCACGCCAAGGCCCGCGGCGCCAACATCCTGGCCCGGATCATGGGGGCCAGCGTCACGTCGGACGGCTTCCACATGGTGGCGCCGGACCCCAACGGGGAACGCGCCGGACATGCGATCACCAGGGCGATCCAACTCGCGGACCTTAGTCCCAGCGACATCGATCACGTGAACGCCCATGCCACCGGCACCCAGGTTGGTGACGTGGCCGAGGGGAGAGCAATCAACAACGCCCTCGGCCGCAACCGGCCGGCGGTCTATGCGCCCAAATCGGCGCTTGGCCACTCGGTGGGTGCGGTCGGCGCCGTGGAGTCGATCTTGACCGTCCTCGCGTTGCGGGATCAGGTGATCCCGCCGACACTGAACCTTGTCAACCTCGATCCCGAGATCGACTTGGATGTGGTGGCGGGCAAGCCGCGGCCTGGTGAGTACCGCTATGCGGTCAACAACTCCTTCGGGTTCGGCGGTCACAACGTCGCGATCGCGTTTGGGCGCTACTAA
- a CDS encoding acyl-CoA carboxylase subunit beta, with protein sequence MTIMAPEAVGESLDPRDPLLRLCTFFDDDSVELLHERDRSGVLAAAGTVNGVRTIAFCTDGTVMGGAMGIEGCTHIVNAYDTAIEEQSPIVGIWHSGGARLAEGVRALHAVGLVFEAMIRASGYIPQISVVVGFAAGGAAYGPALTDVVVMAPESRVFVTGPDVVRSVTGEDVDMASLGGPETHHKKSGVCHIVADDELDAYERGRRLVGLFCQQGHFDRSKAEAGDTDIHALLPESARRAYDVHPIVTAILDQDTPFDEFQANWAPSMVVGLGRLSGRTVGVLANNPLRLGGCLNSESAEKAARFVRLCDAFGIPLVVIVDVPGYLPGVDQEWGGVVRRGAKLLHAFGECTVPRVTLVTRKTYGGAYIAMNSRSLNATKVFAWPDAEVAVMGAKAAVGILHKRKLAAAPDHEREALHDQLAEEHERIAGGVDSAIDIGVVDEKIDPAHTRSRLTEALAQAPARRGRHKNIPL encoded by the coding sequence ATGACAATCATGGCCCCCGAGGCGGTTGGCGAGTCGCTCGACCCCCGCGATCCGCTATTGCGGTTGTGCACGTTCTTCGACGACGACAGCGTGGAACTACTGCACGAGCGTGACCGCTCCGGAGTGCTGGCCGCGGCGGGCACCGTGAACGGCGTGCGCACCATCGCGTTCTGCACCGACGGCACGGTGATGGGTGGCGCCATGGGCATTGAAGGCTGCACGCACATCGTCAACGCCTACGACACCGCCATCGAGGAGCAGAGCCCGATTGTGGGCATCTGGCACTCCGGCGGTGCCCGGCTGGCCGAAGGTGTGCGGGCGCTGCACGCGGTTGGTTTGGTGTTCGAAGCCATGATTCGCGCGTCCGGCTACATTCCGCAGATCTCGGTAGTCGTCGGTTTCGCTGCCGGCGGCGCCGCCTACGGACCGGCGCTGACCGACGTCGTCGTGATGGCTCCGGAGAGCCGGGTTTTCGTCACCGGGCCCGACGTGGTGCGCAGCGTCACCGGTGAGGACGTGGATATGGCCTCACTCGGCGGCCCGGAGACTCACCACAAGAAGTCCGGGGTGTGTCACATCGTGGCCGACGACGAACTCGACGCCTACGAGCGTGGCCGCCGGCTGGTCGGACTATTTTGCCAGCAAGGGCATTTCGATCGCAGCAAGGCCGAGGCCGGCGATACCGATATCCACGCGCTGCTGCCCGAATCGGCGCGCCGCGCCTACGACGTGCATCCGATCGTGACAGCGATCCTCGACCAAGACACCCCATTTGACGAGTTCCAGGCCAATTGGGCACCGTCTATGGTGGTCGGGCTGGGCCGCTTGTCGGGCCGCACCGTCGGTGTGCTGGCCAACAACCCGCTGCGCCTAGGCGGCTGCCTGAATTCCGAAAGTGCGGAGAAGGCGGCACGTTTCGTGCGACTGTGCGACGCGTTCGGAATCCCGCTCGTGGTGATCGTCGATGTCCCCGGCTACCTGCCCGGTGTCGACCAGGAATGGGGTGGCGTGGTACGCCGCGGCGCCAAACTACTGCACGCTTTTGGTGAATGCACCGTGCCGCGGGTCACGCTGGTTACCCGAAAGACCTACGGCGGGGCCTACATTGCCATGAACTCCCGGTCGTTGAATGCCACCAAGGTGTTCGCCTGGCCGGACGCCGAGGTCGCGGTGATGGGCGCCAAGGCGGCCGTTGGCATTCTGCACAAGCGTAAGCTGGCCGCCGCGCCTGACCACGAACGCGAAGCGCTGCACGATCAGCTGGCCGAAGAGCACGAGCGGATCGCCGGCGGTGTGGACAGCGCCATCGATATCGGTGTGGTCGATGAGAAGATCGACCCGGCGCACACCCGCAGCAGGCTCACCGAAGCGCTGGCCCAGGCACCGGCACGCCGCGGTCGCCACAAGAACATCCCGCTCTGA
- a CDS encoding glycerol-3-phosphate dehydrogenase/oxidase codes for MPNPTALNAARRTADLTALADGVPLDVVVIGGGITGVGIALDAASRGLQVALVEKHDLAFGTSRWSSKLVHGGLRYLATGNVGIARRSAIERGILMTRNAPHLVRAMPQLVPLLPSMNRAKRALVRTGFLAGDALRVLAGTPSSTLPRSRRISARRVAEMAPTVQRDGLDGGFLNYDGQLIDDARLVTAVARTAAQHGARILTYVGASDATGTSVRLTDQRSGQSFDVSARTVINAAGVWGGQIESSLKLRPSRGTHLVFDAAAFGNPTAALTIPIPGELNRFVFAMPEQLGRVYLGLTDEDAPGPIPDVPEPSSEEIMFLLDTVNTALGTALQKTDVIGAYAGLRPLIDTGEGRTSDVSRDHAVFESASGVISVVGGKLTEYRFMAEDVLNRAINMRQLPAAECRTRNLPLIGAPTNPGPSTGQGSLPESLVARYGAEAANVMATATCQQPMEPVAEGIDVTRAEFEYAVTHEGALDVDDVVDRRTRIGLVPRDRERVVGVAEEFLAGVG; via the coding sequence AATGCCGCGCGCCGTACCGCCGACCTGACGGCGCTTGCCGATGGTGTGCCACTGGATGTCGTGGTGATTGGGGGTGGGATCACCGGCGTCGGCATCGCCTTGGATGCCGCGTCGCGCGGTTTGCAGGTCGCCTTGGTGGAAAAGCACGATCTGGCGTTTGGCACCAGCCGCTGGAGCTCGAAATTGGTGCACGGTGGGCTGCGCTACCTGGCGACGGGCAACGTGGGCATCGCGCGACGTAGCGCCATCGAACGCGGAATCCTGATGACCCGCAACGCACCCCATCTCGTGCGCGCCATGCCGCAGTTAGTCCCGCTGCTGCCGTCGATGAATCGTGCCAAGCGCGCATTGGTGCGCACCGGATTTCTCGCGGGGGATGCGCTGCGGGTGCTGGCGGGTACGCCGTCTTCGACACTGCCCAGATCGCGCCGAATCTCGGCGCGGCGGGTGGCGGAAATGGCTCCGACCGTTCAGCGTGACGGTTTGGACGGCGGATTTCTCAACTATGACGGGCAATTGATCGATGACGCCCGGCTGGTCACCGCAGTGGCGCGGACAGCCGCACAGCACGGCGCGCGGATCCTCACCTATGTCGGCGCCTCCGATGCGACCGGCACCTCGGTACGGTTGACCGATCAGCGCAGCGGGCAGTCGTTCGACGTGTCGGCCCGGACGGTCATCAACGCCGCGGGAGTATGGGGCGGCCAAATCGAGTCCTCGCTGAAGTTGCGACCCAGCCGCGGCACCCATCTGGTCTTTGACGCCGCCGCGTTCGGCAATCCAACTGCGGCGCTGACGATCCCGATCCCGGGCGAACTCAACCGGTTTGTCTTCGCCATGCCCGAGCAGTTGGGCAGGGTCTATCTTGGACTGACCGACGAAGATGCTCCGGGTCCGATTCCCGATGTGCCAGAACCGTCTTCGGAGGAAATCATGTTCCTGTTGGACACGGTGAACACCGCGCTGGGCACCGCCCTGCAGAAGACCGACGTTATCGGCGCCTATGCCGGGCTGCGGCCGCTGATCGACACCGGTGAAGGCCGTACCTCTGACGTTTCCCGCGACCACGCCGTTTTCGAGTCGGCGTCGGGTGTGATCAGTGTGGTCGGCGGCAAGCTGACCGAATACCGTTTCATGGCAGAGGATGTCCTAAATCGCGCAATCAACATGCGGCAGCTGCCTGCCGCGGAATGTCGCACACGCAACCTGCCACTGATTGGTGCGCCGACCAACCCAGGGCCGTCCACTGGCCAGGGGAGCTTGCCGGAGTCGTTGGTCGCACGGTACGGGGCCGAGGCGGCCAACGTCATGGCCACCGCCACCTGCCAGCAACCCATGGAGCCGGTTGCCGAGGGCATCGATGTGACCAGGGCCGAGTTCGAGTATGCGGTAACCCATGAGGGTGCGCTGGACGTCGACGACGTCGTGGATCGCCGGACCCGGATTGGGCTGGTGCCCCGCGACCGCGAGCGGGTGGTCGGTGTGGCGGAGGAGTTTCTGGCCGGGGTCGGCTAG